From a region of the Sander lucioperca isolate FBNREF2018 chromosome 8, SLUC_FBN_1.2, whole genome shotgun sequence genome:
- the ints6 gene encoding integrator complex subunit 6, protein MPVLLFLIDTSASMNQRTHLGTTYLDIAKGAVETFMKLRGRDPASRGDRYMLVNFEDVPFGIKAGWKESHAIFMTELRNLQAAGLTSIGQSLRTAFDLLNLNRLVTGIDNYGQGRNPFFLEPAIIITITDGNKLTSTGGVQDELHLPLTTPLPGSELTKEPFRWDQRLFALVLRIPGNASVEPEPLGGVPPDDSPITPMCEVTGGRSYSVFSQRMLNQCLESLVQKIQSGVVINFEKTGPDPPPLEDAPVEVVKSGPQAWHCCHKLIYVRPNPKTGVPIGHWPIPEAFWPDQNSPTLPPRSAHPHIRFSCLDAEPMVIDKVPFDKYELEPSPLTQYILERKSPHTCWQVFVCNSAKYSDLGQPFGYLKASTALNCVNLFVMPYNYPVLLPLLDDLIKVHKFKPTIKWRQSFENYLKTMPPYYIGSLRKALRIMGAPNLLADNMEYGLSYSVVSYLKKLSQQSKIEYDRLIALIGKKQPPEAGIKVRWRGGGISLAQRRDFIQQLQSLSGEAPTLPLELNPKEFQGFQLALLNKGLKPQSFRNPYDIPRSHLLDQLSRMRRNLLNTSVCTLRGQDSDQLHSVPIAQMGNYQDFLKAAPQPLRDADPEQPKRLHTFGNPFKLDKKGMMIDEADEFVTSPQNKGKRPGDSSNMTGGGPKRRRCMSPLLRLGRAYTPPVTPPASPRPTDMDTNDGAAEPDLIINHLNQNHYGSDESSDSELDQPSEPGDHQENHTAAEPEDLRHGDEEEEEDEEENGQPRAGELPPGSEGGVEMVLVEDQPPRYLTPAALKKHIHIETTKVNNELRTLITREIRKPGRHYEKIFLLLKQIQGTLDTRLIFLQNIIKEAARFKKRVLIEQLENFLEEIHNRSNNMNHVDTL, encoded by the exons ATGCCCGTTTTACTTTTTCTGATAGACACGTCCGCTTCAATGAACCAGCGCACCCATCTGGGCACTACCTATCTGGACATAGCAAAAGGCGCTGTTGAGACTTTTATGAAG CTCAGAGGGAGAGATCCGGCGAGCCGAGGGGACCGGTATATGTTGGTAAATTTTGAAGACGTTCCGTTCGGGATAAAG gctGGATGGAAAGAGAGCCATGCCATATTCATGACAGAGCTGAGGAACCTCCAAGCAGCTGGACTCACATCTATTGGCCAGTCCTTGAGGACCGCTTTTGATTTACTCAATCTCAATAGATTAGTGACTGGGATAGACAACTATGGACAG GGAAGGAATCCTTTTTTCCTCGAACCCGCCATTATAATCACGATCACTGACGGCAACAAGTTGACCAGCACCGGTGGAGTCCAAGACGAG CTCCATCTCCCTCTGACCACCCCGCTGCCAGGTAGCGAGCTGACCAAGGAGCCCTTCCGCTGGGACCAGCGTCTATTCGCTCTAGTGCTGCGCATCCCTGGTAATGCTTCGGTGGAGCCCGAACCCCTCGGTGGCGTCCCGCCTGACGATTCTCCAATCACCCCAATGTGTGAGGTCACTGGAG GACGTTCCTACAGCGTGTTCTCTCAGCGAATGTTGAATCAGTGTCTGGAGTCTCTGGTGCAGAAAATCCAGAGTGGAGTGGTGATCAACTTCGAGAAGACTGGGCCTGACCCTCCTCCTTTAGAGG atGCTCCAGTCGAGGTGGTGAAGTCCGGTCCACAGGCTTGGCATTGTTGTCACAAGCTGATTTACGTAAGACCCAACCCCAAAACCGGTGTCCCCATCGGTCACTGGCCCATCCCTGAGGCCTTCTGGCCGGACCAGAACTCCCCCACGCTG CCCCCCCGCTCAGCCCACCCCCACATTCGTTTCTCCTGTCTGGACGCGGAACCCATGGTGATAGACAAGGTGCCCTTTGACAAGTATGAGCTGGAGCCTTCGCCTCTCACCCAGTACATTTTGGAGAGGAAGTCCCCGCACACCTGCTGGCAG gtgtttgtgtgtaacagTGCCAAGTACAGTGACCTGGGCCAACCCTTTGGCTACTTAAAGGCCAGCACAGCTCTCAACTGTGTCAACCTGTTTGTGATGCCCTACAATTACCCCGTGCTTCTGCCACTTCTGG ACGACTTGATCAAAGTGCACAAGTTCAAGCCTACCATCAAATGGCGGCAGTCCTTTGAGAACTACCTGAAGACCATGCCTCCATATTATATCGGG TCCCTGAGGAAGGCTCTGAGAATCATGGGAGCACCAAACCTGCTAGCTGACAACATGGAGTATGGCCTGAGCTACAGCGTGGTCTCCTACCTGAAGAAGCTCAGCCAACAG TCAAAAATTGAGTACGACCGCCTGATTGCCTTGATTGGTAAGAAACAGCCACCCGAGGCCGGCATCAAGGTGCGTTGGCGAGGTGGAGGTATTTCTCTGGCCCAGCGCAGAGACTtcattcagcagctgcagagtCTCTCTGGGGAGGCTCCGACTCTGCCCTTGGAGCTCAACCCTAAAGAGTTCCAGGGCTTCCAGCTGGCACTGCTCAACAAG GGCCTGAAGCCGCAGAGCTTTAGGAATCCCTACGACATCCCCCGCAGCCACCTGTTGGACCAGCTCAGCCGAATGAGGAGGAACCTGCTCAACACCAGCGTCTGTACTCTCAGAGGGCAGGACTCCG ACCAGCTCCACAGCGTGCCAATAGCCCAGATGGGCAACTACCAAGACTTCCTCAAAGCTGCTCCTCAGCCTCTTCGAGACGCAGACCCTGAACAGCCCAAACGTCTCCACACATTCGGCAACCCCTTCAAACTAGACAAGAAG gGCATGATGATTGACGAGGCAGATGAGTTTGTGACCAGCCCTCAGAACAAGGGTAAGAGACCAGGAGACAGCAGCAACATGACGGGCGGAGGGCCCAAGAGACGTCGCTGCATGTCGCCTCTGCTGCGTCTGGGCAGAGCCTACACCCCTCCAGTAACACCGCCTGCTAGCCCTCGGCCAACAG ACATGGACACGAATGACGGAGCAGCAGAACCGGACCTGATCATCAACCACCTGAATCAGAACCACTACGGCTCAGACGAGAGCTCAGACTCTGAGCTGGATCAACCCTCAGAGCCCGGCGACCACCAGGAGAACCACACGGCCGCGGAACCAGAGGACCTCCGGCAcggggacgaggaggaggaggaggacgaagaGGAGAACGGGCAACCCCGGGCAGGCGAGCTGCCGCCTGGCAGTGAGGGAGGAGTGGAGATGGTGCTGGTGGAGGACCAGCCGCCTCGCTACCTGACACCTGCAGCTCTGAAGAAGCACATCCACATCGAGACCACCAAGGTCAACAACGAGCTGAGGACGCTCATCACCAGGGAGATCAGAAAACCAGGCCGAC aCTACGAGAAGATCTTCCTCCTCCTGAAGCAGATCCAGGGCACTCTGGACACCCGACTCATCTTCCTCCAAAACATCATCAAAGAGGCGGCCAG GTTCAAGAAGCGCGTTCTCATCGAGCAGCTGGAAAACTTCCTTGAGGAGATCCACAACAGATCCAATAACATGAACCACGTGGACACGCTCTGA